Within Myceligenerans xiligouense, the genomic segment GGCCGTGACCGGACTCGTCGCCCTCGCCCTCGTGGGGCACTACGGCGCCTACACCTACATCACCCGTATCGCCGAGGCGCCCGCCGCGATCCTGCCCGGTGGGACCGGGTCGCTCCTGCTGGTCTTCGGACTGGCGTCCGCCGTCGGCGTCGCGCTGGCCGGACGGTTCGGGGAGCGGACGGCGCCGGCCCTCACGGCGGCGACCACGGCGACCGCGCTGACCGTGGCCGGACTGGCGATCGACTCGGGCGCCGCGTTCGGCGTGCTCGCCGTGGCGGCCTGGGGCGTCGCGTCGGGCGCCCTGCCGCCGCTCGCGCAGACCCTGATCCTCCGCCTCGCCGGGCCCGAGCGCCGGGCATTCGCGGGCGCGCTGATCCCCGTGCTGTTCAACGGCGGCATCGCCGTCGGCGCCGCGCTCTTCTCCGCGCTGGTCGCGGGCGCGGGCGTCGGGGCGGTGCCGGTCCCGGCGGCGCTCGTCGTCGCGGTGGCGGCGATAGGGCTGGCGCTCGCGGCGGGGCGCCGGCGTGCGGCCCGGCCGAGCACGCCGGCGGCCGTTCCGAGTGCGTGACAGATCGCGTGAGTCGGTGAGGGAGGTCGCGACCGGCGGCGCTGTACACTGGCCACAGACTTCCGGCATGCGTGCCGGCGGGATCCGAAATGAGACAGCGGATCGCGGAGGGCTCCACAGGTTCCACAGCCTGCGGGGCCCTTCGTGTTGGCCGGGCCGGGCGTCGCTGCGCCGGCCGAGATGCCCGACTTTCCTCGACGTTACCGATCCATTGCCATACATTGGATAAAAGAGGACTCAGGCCTGCGAGCCGAGGTGATCCGGATGCGATGGACCCAGCGGAGCCTTCTGGTCGTGGCGTTCGGCGCCGCGGCGAACCTGGCACTGAGCTTCATGCCGAACGTCGTGCCTCCTGCGGTCTCGATCGCGATCGTGTGGTGCACGACCGTCGCGCTCGCCGTGATCGCGGTGGCGTATGTGTACGACCAGACGGTGGCCGCACGTGAGCGGACGGAGAAGGAGCGCGGGCGGCTCGCCGCGGAGCTCCGCAAGCTGCGGGGGATCGCCTGGGTCAGTGCTGACCGGGAGCATCAGAGCGCGTCGCTGGAGATCTGGAAGTCGGCGAGAGAACGCGTGGTCGTCTTCGGTTTCGGGATGACCGCGCTCGCCCATGACGAGGACCTCATCGCCAAGACCGTCGCGCGGGACATCGACATCGACGTCATCAAGGTCGACCCCGTGTGGCTGGTCGAGCACCCGGCCATCGCGGCGAACATCGAGCGCTACTACGACCGTGACGTCGGGTTCATCGACCGGGTCGTCGCGGCCCATGACCGGCTGGAACAGATCGCCGCGAAGGTCAACGAGGGCGACGGCGGCAGGCTGAGGATCCATGTGTTCGGTAGTACCGTCCAGTACAGCGGCGCCGTCCGCGACCCCGGCACACCCGAGGCGCAGGGCTACGTCGAGTTCCACCTCTTCCGCAGGAGCGTGGAGCGGATCGGTATCGGCGTCCGGCAGTACGAGAACGACGACGAATGGAACCCGCCTCTCCTGCAGCATGTGCTGGGATCGCTCTCGCTGGCCGTCGGCTACGACGTGGTCGCGACGCGTCGTCCGACGGCGCTGAGCCAGGGAGACGAGCGCGACACGGTGAGGTGACGTATGGCACGATCCAGAGCGTGTCTTTAGATCGAATTGCCTTGATATCGGATGTCCACGGCAACCTGACAGCTCTTGAAGCGGTGCTGCGCGACATCGACACGCGGGGCGTCGAGCGGATCATCAATCTCGGTGACTTCGTGGGCAAGGGGCCGCGGGGCGCGGACGTCGTCGACCGCTGCGACAAGGAATGCGACGTCAACATCCGCGGGAACTGGGACGACTTCCTGCACACGATCGGCGACGACGACGCGCCGGAGATGCGCTGGTGGCGCGACGAGGTGCGGGAGGACCAGCTGGAATGGCTTCGTACGCTGCCGCTCAGCTACGAGCTGATGATGAGCGGGCGGCGGATCCGGCTCTACCACGCGTCGGCCCGGAGCCCGCATCACCGGGTGCGGGAGACACATACCCGCGAGGAATTCGAGGGTATGTTCGCGAATACCGCGATGACCGGTCCCGGGCCTGCCCCGACGGTGGTCGGATACGGCGACATCCACAGAACCTACGTCGAGACCTGGCCGGACCGCATGCTCTTCAACGTGGGGAGCGTGGGGAACCCGCTCGACGAGCCCGTCCCGAGTTATGCGATTCTCGAGGGCGAGCCGGAGAACGAGGAGCCCGCACCGTTCGGGATCCAGTTCGTCCGCGTGCCCTACGACGTCGAGGCGGAGATCGCCGCCGCCGCCGACCTGGGCATGCCGGCACTGGAGGCGTACGCGAAGGAGCTACGCACCGCCGTCTATCGCGGGCTCCCGTAGAGAGGCGCCCGGCCGGGAGGGCGCCGGCCGGGGCGAGTCGCCCGGGTGCCCGACGATGACGTCCAGCCAGGTCTTTCCCTCGACCCGTGGGTCCACCTGGTACTGCTTGTCCCGGACCTCGAGCCCGGCAGCGTTCACGAGCTCGATGAAACTTGTCGCCGTGTACCGGCTGCGATAGCGGACGCGGGATCCGTGCGGCCCGTCCTTGAACTCGAAACCACGCCGGTCCTCCTCCTCGACCGTCGTGGTCAGGAAAGCCACGCCACCTGGGGCGAGGTGCCTTCCGATCTGCTGGAGCACCTTCAGATCCGTCCCGGCAGGGAAGAGGTGTACGAACGCCATGGCGATGACGACGTCGAAGACCCTGCCCCTGAGCGGTGGCAAGGGCTCGCCGCCGTTGTGGAACTCGTGCCCGATCATCTTCACGCGTTCGAGCGGGGCCGCATCGGAGCGAAGTCGGTGCCGTGTGGCACAACGCATCCGCGCCGAGTACTCGACGGCAGTGACCGTGAGGCCCTCTCGTGCCAGCCATGAGGTGAAGACCCCGTCGGCACACCCGAGCTCGAGCACGGAGGCGACCGGACCGCCCTTCGCGCGAGCGGTCGCCAGCACGGGATCGAGGAGCACGGGAGCGTCGACAGCGCGGGCATGTGCGGTGGCGCGGTACGAGTCCACGAGTTCCGTATAGGCCGCACGGTTCGTCTCCAGGATCCTGCTGAGGGGGATGGGAGGCTGCGGGGGCGGGCTGAGAACCCTCTCGGCCGGGCGCCGGGGCCGCTCGTGCTGGGGAAGGGGCTGCTCAGGCGAGGTGGGGGCAGGCCCGGGCGCCAGGAGTGGCGCGGCGACTGGCGAATTCAGCGGACCTCAACTCCTCGACATGACCCACAAGCGCTCGCCGCTGCAGCAACACGGCCGAGCGTGAGGATCCAACCACGATCCGCGGGGGAGAATCCAGCGACGATCTGCGGAAGGGCCGAACCGTGATGCGGACGCCCCATCGTGGTGTGGCGGGGAGCACTGGCCTGCGCGGGCTGGTGGCCCGCCGTACGCCTTCTCGGGCTCACCTCACCGCTTCGCCGGGAAATCCGCAAGTGGCACCGCGGATGAATCCGTGCGGGAACTCCGGCGCACGCCGGCGCATCCGGACCACGCGCCCCCTTGCCTTCGCGGGACGTTCGCGGCAAAGTCGGGTGTGACGCACCTCCCGACGGCGTGGGGTGCTTCCCCGAGGAGGTGCGGATGACGACCACCGAGTACTTGACGCTTCGTCGCTCGATCGAGCAGTTGCGCCGCAGCGTGGCCGAGGTGCGCGACACCTTCGGCGACGGGCCCCAGGTGCGCCGGCTGATGAACGACCTCGAACGGCTGGAGATCGACGCGAGCGAGCTCGCGGTGGCGGAGCCCGAGCGTCCGGCGGGCACGGGGACGCAGGAGACCATCTACGTCCCCGACACCCCTGACGACTCCGCGATGTGGAGCGACGTCGACGAAGAAGGTCTCGGCGGCTACCACGGCGACCGGTCGTGACGGCGGTCGCGCGAGGGGTCGAGGCTCCCGGGCGCGCCGAGGTCGGCGCGCGGACGTTGCGGACGGACCGCTGGTGGCTGCTGCCGGCGGCCACCACGATCGGCCTGCTGACGTTCGTCGTGTACGGCGGGTTCCGAGCGTTCCAGCAGCAGTACTTCTTCGCCGACGAGCGCTATCTGACGCCGTTCTACTCGCCGTGCGTGTCGCTCGGGTGCGCGTCGGAACCGGGAGCGGCGCACTTCGGGATGTTCCTCCCGGACCATCCGCTCATCCCGTACGCCGCGCTCAGCCTCCCGTTCCTGCTGATCTTCAGGCTGACCTGCTACTACTACCGTAAGGCGTACTACCGGTCGATCTGGCTCGCGCCCGCGGCGTGCGCGGTGCCGGAGCCGCACGCGACGTACACGGGGGAGACCCGCTTCCCGCTGATCCTGCAGAACGCCCACCGGTACCTCTTCTACCTCACGGTGGTCATCTCGCTGGTCAACACCTACGACGCGGTCGTCGCGTTCCGGCACCCGGCGGACGGGTTCGTCGTCGGCGTCGGTAACCTCGTGCTGCTGGTGAACGTCGTGCTGCTGTGGTGCTACACGCTGTCGTGCCACTCGTGCCGGCACGTGATGGGCGGGCGGCTCACGCACTTCTCGAAGCATCCGGTGCGGTACCGGGCATGGACCTGGGTGTCGGCGCTCAACACCCGGCACGCGACGTTCGCGTGGATCACCCTCGGCACGCTCGTGGCGACGGACCTGTACGTCATGCTGGTCGCGCGCGGGACCATCACCGACCTGCGGCTGATCGGATAGACGGCGCCATCGGACAGACCACCCGCCATCGGAGAGGAACCCGGCTGTGACCGAGACCGAGCGCCACGAGTACGACGTCCTCGTCATCGGGGCGGGCGGCGCGGGCCTGCGCGCCGCCATCGCGGCGCGAGAACGCGGCCTGCGCACGGCGATCGTGTGCAAGTCGCTCTTCGGCAAGGCGCACACCGTCATGGCCGAGGGCGGCTGCGCCGCGGCGATGGGCAACGTGAACGACAACGACTCCTGGCAGGTGCACTTCCGCGACACCATGCGGGGCGGCAAGTTCCTCAACAGCTGGCGCATGGCCGAGCTGCACGCGAAGGAGGCGCCCGACCGCGTCTGGGAGCTGGAGACGTGGGGCGCGCTCTTCGACCGCACGCCGGACGGCCGCATCAGCCAGCGCAACTTCGGTGGCCACACCTACCCGCGACTCGCCCACGTGGGAGACCGCACCGGCCTGGAGATCATCCGCACGATGCAGCAGCGGATCGTGGCGCTCCAGCAGGCCGACCACACCGAGACCGGCGACTACGAGGCGCGGCTGCGCGTGTTCGCAGAGTGCACCGTCACGGAGCTGCTCACGGACGACGACGGCGCCGTGGCCGGGGCGTTCGGGTACTGGCGGGAGTCGGGCCGCTTCATCGAGTTCTCGGCCCCTGCCGTGGTGCTGGCCACGGGCGGGATCGGGAAGTCGTTCCAGGTGACGTCGAACTCGTGGGAGTACACGGGCGACGGCCACGCGCTCGCGCTGCGGGCCGGGGCGAACCTGATCGACATGGAGTTCGTGCAGTTCCACCCGACCGGTATGGTCTGGCCGCCCAGCGTCAAGGGCATCCTCGTGACCGAGGGGGTGCGCGGCGACGGCGGCGTCCTGAAGAACGCCGACGGCGACCGGTTCATGTTCGGCTACGTCCCGGACGTGTTCAAGGGCCAGTACGCCCAGACCGAGGACGAGGCGGACCGCTGGTACGAGGACCAGGAGAACAACCGCCGTACCCCCGACCTGCTGCCCCGCGACGAGGTGGCGCGCGCGATCAACACCGAGGTGAAGGAGGGGCGCGGCTCCCCGCACGGCGGCGTCTACCTCGACATCGCCAGCCGGATGCCGGCCGACGAGATCCGGCGTCGCCTGCCGTCGATGTACCACCAGTTCAAGGAACTGGCCGACGTCGACATCACGGCCGAGCCCATGGAGGTCGGGCCTACCTGCCACTACGTGATGGGCGGGATCGACGTCGACCCGGACACCGGGCAGTCGCGGGTGCCGGGCCTGTTCGCGACCGGGGAGTGCGCCGGCGGGATGCACGGCTCGAACCGGCTGGGCGGCAACTCGCTCTCGGACCTGCTGGTGTTCGGCCGCCGCGCGGGGCTCGGTGCGGCCGACTACGTCGCCGGGGTCCGACGTCGTCCCGCGGCGCGGCGGGAGGCCGTCGAGGCCGCCGCCGAGATGACGCTCGCGCCGTTCGCACCCGCGGCCCACGGTGCCGGGGAGAACCCGTACACGCTGCACGCCGAGCTCCAGCGGATGATGAACGATCTGGTCGGGATCATCCGGACCGAGTCCGAGATGACCGAGGCGCTCGATCGCCTCGGCGCGCTGCGGGAGCGCGTGCGGGACGTCGCCGTCGAGGGCCACCGGCAGTACAACCCCGGCTGGCACCTGGCGCTGGACCTGCGGAACATGCTCATGGTGGGTGAGGCCGTGGCGTCGTCGGCCCGGACGCGCACCGAGAGCCGCGGGGGTCACACCCGTGCCGACCATCCGGGGCTGGACCCGGAGTGGCGCCGTCGGGCGCTGCTGACCGCACGTGACCGCGACGGCCGGGACGACGTCGTCGTGCCGCGGGTCGCCGTCGAACAGGCCGAGCGCGCGCCGATGCGCGAGGACCTGCTCGCCCTGTTCGACCTCACCGAACTCGAGAAGTACTACACCGCGGCCGAGTTGACCGCGCACCCGCAGGGAGGGACCCCATGACGTACACCGCACGGCTGCGGGTGTGGCGCGGGGACGCCACCGGCGGCGCGTCGGCCGACTACGAGGTGGAGGCCAACGAGGGCGAGGTGGTGCTCGACGTCCTCCACCGGCTCCAGGCCACCCAGACCCCCGACCTCGCGGTGCGGTGGAACTGCAAGGCGGGCAAGTGCGGGTCGTGCTCGGCGGAGATCAACGGGCGCCCGCGCCTGCTGTGCATGACGCGCATGTCCGTGTTCGATCCCGCCGAGGTGCTGACGGTGACGCCGATGCGCGCGTTCCCGGTGATCCGTGATCTGGTGACGGACGTGTCGTTCAACTACGCCAAGGCGCGCGAGATCCCGTCGTTCACTCCGCCGGCCGACCTGGCGCCCGGCGAGTACCGGATGCAGCAGATCGACGTCGAGCGCTCGCAGGAGTTCCGCAAGTGCATCGAGTGCTACCTGTGCCAGGACACCTGTCACGTGGTGCGCGACCACGAGGAGAACAAGCCGGCGTTCGCCGGTCCTCGGTACCTCATGCGGGTGGCCGAGCTGGAGATGCATCCGCTCGACGTCGCGGACCGGGTCCCCGAGATGCAGGACGAGCACGGCCTGGGACTGTGCAACATCACGAAGTGCTGTACCGACGTGTGCCCGGAGGGGATCAAGATCACGGACAACGCGCTCATCCCGATGAAGGAGCGTGTCGCCGACCGGCGCTACGACCCGCTGGTCTGGCTGGGCCGGACCATCTCACGCCGCGGCGACCGGCGAGCCCGCGGGTGACGGTCCACACCTTCCACCTGGCAGAACTCCCTCCGGCCCGGACCTCCCGCGCGCTGCTGCGGCCGCCGTCGGGCACGACGACGCCGGGGCTGGAGCACGCGGAGTGCCTCGCCCTCATGCGGCTCGGCGCGCCCACGGTCTCACCGGACCGCCTGCAGCTGCGCCGGGTCGCGATGTTCGCCCAGTGGCGGGACGAGGACGCCGTGGAGCGGTTCCTGGACCGTGATCCCCTGGGGCGGCAGCTGGCCGAGGGCTGGCACGTCCGGCTCGAGTTCCTGCGGCGGTGGTCGCGGCTCGCCGCGCTCCCGGACCTGCCCGCCCGTGCGGGGAGCTGGGGCCGCGACGAGCCTG encodes:
- a CDS encoding fumarate reductase/succinate dehydrogenase flavoprotein subunit, coding for MTETERHEYDVLVIGAGGAGLRAAIAARERGLRTAIVCKSLFGKAHTVMAEGGCAAAMGNVNDNDSWQVHFRDTMRGGKFLNSWRMAELHAKEAPDRVWELETWGALFDRTPDGRISQRNFGGHTYPRLAHVGDRTGLEIIRTMQQRIVALQQADHTETGDYEARLRVFAECTVTELLTDDDGAVAGAFGYWRESGRFIEFSAPAVVLATGGIGKSFQVTSNSWEYTGDGHALALRAGANLIDMEFVQFHPTGMVWPPSVKGILVTEGVRGDGGVLKNADGDRFMFGYVPDVFKGQYAQTEDEADRWYEDQENNRRTPDLLPRDEVARAINTEVKEGRGSPHGGVYLDIASRMPADEIRRRLPSMYHQFKELADVDITAEPMEVGPTCHYVMGGIDVDPDTGQSRVPGLFATGECAGGMHGSNRLGGNSLSDLLVFGRRAGLGAADYVAGVRRRPAARREAVEAAAEMTLAPFAPAAHGAGENPYTLHAELQRMMNDLVGIIRTESEMTEALDRLGALRERVRDVAVEGHRQYNPGWHLALDLRNMLMVGEAVASSARTRTESRGGHTRADHPGLDPEWRRRALLTARDRDGRDDVVVPRVAVEQAERAPMREDLLALFDLTELEKYYTAAELTAHPQGGTP
- a CDS encoding class I SAM-dependent methyltransferase, translated to MDSYRATAHARAVDAPVLLDPVLATARAKGGPVASVLELGCADGVFTSWLAREGLTVTAVEYSARMRCATRHRLRSDAAPLERVKMIGHEFHNGGEPLPPLRGRVFDVVIAMAFVHLFPAGTDLKVLQQIGRHLAPGGVAFLTTTVEEEDRRGFEFKDGPHGSRVRYRSRYTATSFIELVNAAGLEVRDKQYQVDPRVEGKTWLDVIVGHPGDSPRPAPSRPGASLREPAIDGGA
- a CDS encoding metallophosphoesterase family protein; amino-acid sequence: MISDVHGNLTALEAVLRDIDTRGVERIINLGDFVGKGPRGADVVDRCDKECDVNIRGNWDDFLHTIGDDDAPEMRWWRDEVREDQLEWLRTLPLSYELMMSGRRIRLYHASARSPHHRVRETHTREEFEGMFANTAMTGPGPAPTVVGYGDIHRTYVETWPDRMLFNVGSVGNPLDEPVPSYAILEGEPENEEPAPFGIQFVRVPYDVEAEIAAAADLGMPALEAYAKELRTAVYRGLP
- a CDS encoding succinate dehydrogenase/fumarate reductase iron-sulfur subunit, yielding MTYTARLRVWRGDATGGASADYEVEANEGEVVLDVLHRLQATQTPDLAVRWNCKAGKCGSCSAEINGRPRLLCMTRMSVFDPAEVLTVTPMRAFPVIRDLVTDVSFNYAKAREIPSFTPPADLAPGEYRMQQIDVERSQEFRKCIECYLCQDTCHVVRDHEENKPAFAGPRYLMRVAELEMHPLDVADRVPEMQDEHGLGLCNITKCCTDVCPEGIKITDNALIPMKERVADRRYDPLVWLGRTISRRGDRRARG